The following are from one region of the Phycisphaerae bacterium genome:
- a CDS encoding NADH-quinone oxidoreductase subunit A has protein sequence MTPTSVEQYAALGVVVLLVGFVAVAMLVIAHTLGPKRHGPVKDSTYESGMPVLQDTRRRFNVRFYIVAVLFLLFDVEIIFIWPWAKVFHHAAATGTTIPLGDGTLAGKGFLLAGMGIFFILLVFGLIYEWRKGAFQWE, from the coding sequence ATGACTCCGACTTCAGTGGAACAGTACGCGGCCCTGGGCGTCGTCGTGCTCCTCGTGGGATTCGTCGCCGTGGCCATGCTGGTCATCGCCCACACCTTGGGGCCTAAGCGCCACGGCCCGGTCAAGGACAGCACCTACGAGTCCGGCATGCCCGTGCTTCAGGACACGCGGCGGCGCTTTAACGTCCGGTTTTACATCGTCGCCGTCCTGTTCCTGTTGTTCGATGTTGAGATCATCTTCATCTGGCCCTGGGCCAAGGTTTTTCACCACGCCGCGGCCACCGGCACTACCATCCCCCTGGGGGATGGAACGCTTGCCGGCAAGGGCTTTCTGCTGGCGGGCATGGGTATATTCTTCATCCTGTTGGTGTTCGGACTGATATACGAATGGCGCAAGGGCGCCT